The following DNA comes from Mya arenaria isolate MELC-2E11 chromosome 11, ASM2691426v1.
taaaaagttgtcaaattttgtcaatctgtgagagtgcagctttagatGAAATGTGTGGAACATAAATGTGCAGAACATAGAACTAGgatcatataaatatttcctATGAAAATGACCATGCAGTTATTAACAAGTATCTGACATCACTAACCTGTCTCTCTCCGAACACACACACTTGGGCATTTTCAGACTTCCCAGCTACGTCATTTCCGTCGATCAATATGGTGCCGTGCAGGACAGCCAAGTCTGGACTGTCGGGGTGCGTCAACTTCAAGCTCCCACGTATAACGTCTAATGTAAAATAGAAGAGCTGTTGTAATTTGTAATCACGCTGTAAGACTGAATGTTAATCTCTTCGCTTTGATATTCGcctaaattgattttaaattcagTTCAAATGAGAATTAATTTGCTCATACAAGATAaagaatcattatttaaagtctggtatgtgttaacaaaaaacataggctcaatgagctattttttcGACTCatcatttaaatacttatatGCAAACATCTAAGACTACATCAAGTTTTGAATGATTTCGTTTATGGACGTGACAAACACCGAAAATCTAGATCAATGTTCTTGATGATTGTGAATATATAGTTAACAgagaaaatacaaaacataattcaAACCTGTAAGATTTCCGGCGGCGTGTCTAATCTCCTGTGCAGAGGCGGTATCCAGGTTTACGCCTACTCTGCTGGCGGGTACGATGGCGTAGAAAGCCCCACCGTATGCGATGTCAAAAGTAACTGTGCCGAACCCCGGTACTTCGGCCTCCAAATCTTACAACAACAGGTTAagaaatcacgtgacttcagATTGGAATTCACATGGGTAACCAAGGTTCACAACCGATATAAACGAACcgtaaataacttttttgacagaaaggataggaaaatatatcttagcctataaaagactatgatattttctgcttctacatgTGTGAAATATGTAAGATTTGCTTGAACtttaatgatgcaatcattggctaaacttccagcgttgcatcgttctacaataatccgtcaagttgaaattttgtcCAAGGAATGCATCATTCAAATACAAGCAATTCTAAAATAGTTGTGACCTATGTGAAACCCCCTTCGATGTCACGTAATTCCTCACCCTGAAGAAGTCAATGAATCGAATTAAACTGAATCaacttttacaaaaaacaatgcgtgtataccacgtgataaattgcgtcataaatgctacgttgcatggcaatattttgctgcaaataaacactttaaacaaaaacaacttcctatttcttcaccattttaaatgaaacatagctcTGTCTACGCCGTTTACGGAGCtacgccttcggtcttttaccagagtttgattgagagtgtagtttcttaaaacacttcgacaaatctttacagaatacggccgtctgacggagcactgtcaaaacattatttcggaaacaggtttgtcgaagtgtttgatgaaactaatcaccttaagtatcaaactccggtaataaaacgaaggcgtggCCTTTTAAGCTACATAGActgtcatttgtttcatttaaaatggtgtagtaaaagaaaagttatctttgatttaagtctttattttatgCAAGATGGTGACTTCTGACGTAGAATTTAttacgtaatttatcacgtggtatacacacactgtaaaatATGCAGTAGTGGACTGTACTTAGGTATTATCCAAGTCATGTGCGGTTAAAGGCGTAGAAACTCTAGAAAATGTCAATCGTAACCTGCACCGGCTAGGCACGCTAGTCCTGATAATGAATTAAAAGAAACATGAGAAAGgaggtaaaataatttaaacaaatgcaaatcattAATAGGCCAAACTTGCATCAGAATATTCTGAGCTCTAAATCTTGCAAACGATAATAAAAGAATAATGAAATTTAGTTTTAGAGAGCATTTAATGAAACCAACATGAATATTCAATTTTAGGATGGAATGGTTGCCATGGCATTCAAATGCAGCATCAACAGTATAAAGTTCCAATTGTTTTATTCCTGCTTtgtaaatcttaaaaaaaataccttttgCGTTCAAGAACGACGGCACACTGCAAAAGGCCACCGCCCCGGCCTTTCCATCCTTATAATCCACCAACACTTCCACGGGCCCGCACGGGCACTGGAGTAGGAAGCGCGTCACTGGTGACGTAGGAGCTCTGATAAGCCCTCGATCAACCGCGTAACGCCCCAGGGCGATAGTGACGTGCCCGCACATGGTCGAGTACCCCCCGCTGTTGATGAAGATGCAGGCCAGCGCCGCCTCTTCAATGTCCGGTTGAACTAGGTAAACTCCGAACATGTCCTTATGGCCGCGCGGCTCTTGCATGAGAAATTTCCGCACGTGGTCAATATTTTCGAGGCAGTACTTGAATTTGTCCAGCAGAGTCGCTCCGTGGACCTCGGGTAGCCCCGACTTCAAGATTCTAAGAGGCTCCCCACCCGTGTGCATTTCAACTGTTTGAATATGTAAGGAATCCATATTGCGTGTATTGGTTCTTAAACTCAAATCAAAGGTTCAGCATTTagtaattgtttaactttttaaattgaCTGTCGTTTTTTGTCTTCTAGTACCGTTATTTTTATAGAACACACACATTACATAGCTTAGGCCAATAtataaattgctagattttcatttttaatgggGGCAGGGGTGACATTTTTCACCTTTGAAtgtgtgttcatgctctttctcaTTGCATAtgggaccatatacatgtgtttctagacgaaccacGAACACGGTCCCTTTTTACATGTGATTGTTATACTTCGACACCGTGGATATGAATAAACGCCGTTTCGGGACAGTACCGGACCGATACGCAAATACATATagtgcaacatttttatttgagtgaaacaaaatcaaagtGCGGCGGGAAAAGGGGGCGGGCGaagatgaaaatctagcaattaatttatagtcgccttaAGTGTTTATCGCATGAGTTGTTCCATAAGGCTAATATAATAAGTTAACGGTTTACTTGCTTGCATAATGAAGCAATCAGATTTGCATTCGTTTAGTTCAATGCCAAAGTTGTCGATGAAAAGGGCTCAcaatggtcaaggtcatgatAGACAGCTGAATAGAATTTATTGCATGCTGACAGCTATGTGCATGTTCTGTTtagcaaaattgtaaaaaaaaaattggcacagcagtaaaacttattatttgaaACACATAAAGTAAGTGTCATAGACACATTTAACGATTGTTTATTAGTAATAGCGATAACAATGCTCTGAACATTCAGAATTATGAAAATTCGTTATCAAGCCCACCGGCtagtttcaaacatattttgtcCGATGAAAccgataaatataaatgtatagcTTACAAGTGAAGTCAGCTATTCAAATGGAACAAAGTTAGATCACATGTTAGGCAACCCAGCACGGTGACCTAGATAAGTCCTCAGAGTATTACATTGTTAATAACATAAAACTCACTCAGCTTGTTTCTTGTATTTCAAAACGgccaacttttattttaatatcaaaggaAACGACcgaaatttaatgaaataatatatacagaTGATTGCAATACagacaaaatacaataaatacgCAACAATAAATGGtacattatatatgtacatgtatgactgAATATACATCTGGCAACAGAACACAAGTCTTTTCAACATAACCATGTTTAGTGGCACTATACATTGTTTATTAAGCTATACCGTGAAGCTTTTCTCAAACCGCATCAACTGCTTCCAACTATTTGTGTCGGTATAGACATGTTGTCGgtttaaagattgattttataAGGCCTTGCAAATCGTTCTTTTAGGTGTCGTTATAGATATGTTGCACTGTACCTGCAAGCTAGCTTGCACGagtttttatatttcacttgATATAGATATAAGTACGTCaatgtttgaatgtattttaatattgtttacagTTGTGTTTGGTAAAGGCTACTTAGGACATAGAAAATCCGAATTCGGCGGAAGtaaattcatatatatgttCAGTACTATCTAATACtagacaacatttttttttaaagttccTGGTTAAAAGTCGTCTTTCTTACTTGACAGCCTTGTGTGTATGCTCCAGCCTTACAGCGTGTCATCTTTTATTTACGCATGCATCATTGTATTGACACTCACCACTTCAAcagctttgattttattttgtttgtttttttaaaagaaagaaaattgtacgcattatttcaaatttctCAATTGTAAATATAGCTTAAAACTGCTATGCCCGCTTTTGAATACAGAGTTAAGACCTGTACTGGTTGGGAGGCCATTATAACTAGCCCTTGGTGCGGCTCGAGGGTGAATAGTAGATAGCTGTACCACTGACAACTCGTAACCCCAAAAATGCATCTACTTCAAAAGAAAGCCTTTTTCGATGTTGTCGTCATCTTCAAGAGTAAATGTCGTTTATCCGAGTAGTGCCTCATCCCAGAATCTTTAACCAACTACGGCGTCATGTGGCACGTGTTTGAATCCCGTTCATGTCCGGGCTTTAAACTTGACCCCGCGGATCTTCGGACCACTTGACTTTTTTCTGTTTCATCAGGCACCAGAATCATTGTTAAGCTATGCGCGCGGTTACTCCGGATCCACATGAACCTCGGTCTACCTAGAATAACAAGCTGATATTTGGCACCGCTAAAGAAACTCACTTGTAAACGAGGGAAATAACATACAGATGTTTATAGGCACCTGgtcaaatattattatttgatacGTAATGATTTGACATGTGAGAAGAGccatatttttatgttaatatggAAGTTAAGTGGTTGCTGTATTGCTGTATTATTTGGTGAAACAGAAAACATACGATCCGCAATCGAAATATATTGTGAGCGttaaacgaaataaacatgcCATTTGAACCGGAACCATGCGTCGCATGGTACACAATGAACGCTTTATGTCCTTATCggaagtaaaaacaacttgtttaCCAACCATAAAATCATCAACAGGTATTTTGTAATATCTATAAACATTAAAGAAGCCTCGTACAAACATTATTTCGTAATCCAAAAATACTGATGAACGTCTTTTCgtgtaaaattgtattttgattggGCAAAAGTCGTACCTTCGTATGGTAATTGtatacttttgtttttcttctttctaaTAATAAGAGTCTAGTTTTTAAGGACATATTTCAAACGTATCCATATTTGGAAATACTGTAATGCGAAAATGGTTTATGTAAGAACTGCATCTACATGTTTGCTATCCCTTGCCTGGATAACTTGTGTATAACTAGACTGAGTATAAATCAGgtacactattttattttacatattcaaTGCTTGATTTGTTGATGGATTAAtgaactataagtatcttccatggccgagagtgttagataggttcatcccaacccgagcgtaggatgttttgcggaaacgaggtttgggatgaacctatcttacacgagcggctatggtagatgccttttctccaacctcagttatacaaaataaagtaaaaatgcttttttttgctggaactcttttctGCATAGTGAGAAAAAatgtgtatggatatgtgataattcgtggttgtcattgatatgcgcgcagtgattcagattatgtataTAGTCAAATCgttatttaaatagttcttcGGAGAGTGcggcattatttcttgaatggagcgtgAAAAaatatggtgccatttgaagcgagaaacaATTCATTaggattctaaatattgccacaagacaaggttttcatgacgctacagacgacggtcttcaacaagggaggtaattgtgtgatgacaataaaaaaggagtttcATACGGGTActtattttatctttgcccgtgggaaAGATAAAAATTTCTAGCATTgtcaaatttttggatctacttatctgaggagAGAGAAAATGACTTCTAGCATGCTTACGacacatttgttataaaattaatgtttcatttcgAAAATCAGTTTCGCAATTAAGTAACATGGTCTATATACGAATTCctatcgtaacaactcggccatctccggcaagcttcgagatagacagTTGCTGTTGGATAATGGCTGAGGTGTTCCGATTTATACAGATACGTTTTTAAACACCGAAATGGACGTGATACAGGATCCCATCATAATTTACACGATATA
Coding sequences within:
- the LOC128207639 gene encoding trans-L-3-hydroxyproline dehydratase-like; translated protein: MDSLHIQTVEMHTGGEPLRILKSGLPEVHGATLLDKFKYCLENIDHVRKFLMQEPRGHKDMFGVYLVQPDIEEAALACIFINSGGYSTMCGHVTIALGRYAVDRGLIRAPTSPVTRFLLQCPCGPVEVLVDYKDGKAGAVAFCSVPSFLNAKDLEAEVPGFGTVTFDIAYGGAFYAIVPASRVGVNLDTASAQEIRHAAGNLTDVIRGSLKLTHPDSPDLAVLHGTILIDGNDVAGKSENAQVCVFGERQVDRSPCGSGTTARAAQLFFRGQLKLNEARDFRGPTGSTFKATVVKEVKYGPHDAVVVEVSSKGFYSGECEFVLEADDTIGNGFLLR